A part of Solea solea chromosome 8, fSolSol10.1, whole genome shotgun sequence genomic DNA contains:
- the fam189a2 gene encoding endosomal transmembrane epsin interactor 1 isoform X1, which produces MSLPVVLPGSCCPVTGTSQLSEPFCRNRPRGLSASSRFTGSGSRLLLPGRPLLSLGLLQLLLGGSMVALSFGALSLSNSPPIRNSCPFWAGSSVILSGIVGLTTWRKPMLLLVNVFVLLSVVCVLLNLAGFILCCQGAQLVSSMTSCQLSEDGDVCYCCSLSPTSKCPEEKLLELHPAHSCSTMRILLKKVLFALCALNALTTAVCLMAAALRYLQIFTARTPCMDEHRATVEEREEPAQVPDPDEFVAPAPPPSYFSTFYSYTPRVARRMLGNSVIPLPHIYGARIKGVEVFCPLDPPPPYEAVAGSSSSAVTQEAEQTVTPPTTSPPPPACVQDVNPQVVSVSRGVAPQAKPQQQHPSAPAPRKKARLRRSNSDPVLIDLAAKVWSSSEAPPAPSPQTTDSSTQTSQPTLAAHSQGQVTLRRSNNDGRNPRRPRPSSMVDYQSYRHTQELVRKILEQPATQGLAPEVQELVESIRHVLQSDQEHMEEAVRCASYIEQVFTDSRMGPAQPKPAQQQQPASTSCQTFPHHRRRRPGLLHLQSCGDLSSFTCAALESLEHRRNSRRAESRASSRSTSRTGSRPDLPDRPHSLIGVFRETVL; this is translated from the exons ATGTCACTCCCTGTGGTGCTGCCGGGGTCTTGCTGTCCGGTTACCGGGACGTCGCAGCTTTCAGAGCCTTTCTGCCGGAACCGACCCCGCGGTTTGTCTGCCTCTTCCCGGTTCACTGGCAGCGGGTCCCGGCTGCTGCTGCCCGGCCGGCCGCTGCTCTCTCTGGGCTTGTTGCAGCTGCTGCTCGGCGGCTCCATGGTGGCGCTGTCGTTCGGAGCTCTGTCCCTCAGCAATTCTCCCCCCATCCGAAACTCGTGTCCCTTCTGGGCAGGCTCCTCG gttaTTCTCTCAGGTATTGTAGGACTCACAACATGGAGGAAGCCCATGCTCCTGCTG GTGAATGTGTTTGTCCtgctgtctgtggtgtgtgtgctcCTTAATCTGGCCGGATTCATCCTGTGCTGCCAGGGAGCCCAGCTGGTTTCCAGTATGACCAGCTGCCAACTG AGTGAGGACGGAGACGTGTGTTACTGCTGCTCCCTCTCGCCCACCTCCAAATGTCCTGAGGagaagctgctggagctgcacCCTGCTCACTCCTGCAGCACCATGAGGATCCTGCTCAAG aaagtgttgtttgctCTCTGTGCTCTGAACGCTCTGACCACAGCTGTGTGTCTGATGGCTGCTGCGCTCAGATACCTGCAGATCTTCACTGCAAGAACACCCTGCATG GACGAGCACAGGGCCACGgtggaagagagggaggagcctGCTCAGGTCCCGGACCCAGATGAGTTTGTGGCCCCCGCCCCTCCTCCCTCCTACTTTTCCACGTTCTACTCGTACACGCCGCGCGTGGCTCGCAG gatgCTGGGGAACAGCGTGATCCCCCTCCCTCACATCTATGGGGCTCGAATCAAAGGAGTGGAGGTGTTCTGTCCACTGGACCCCCCGCCTCCTTATGAGGCTGTCGCAGGAAGCTCCAGCAGTGCCGTCACTCAG GAGGCGGAGCAGACTGTGACCCCGCCTACCACGTCACCACCTCCACCAGCCTGTGTTCAAG ATGTGAATCCTCAGGTGGTTTCAGTGTCACGAGGTGTCGCTCCACAGGCTAaacctcagcagcagcatccttcAGCACCGGCTCCCAGAAAGAAAGCCCGGCTCCGTCGCTCCAACAGTGACCCGGTGTTAATCGACCTGGCTGCTAAAG TGTGGAGCAGCAGTGAAGCCCCCCCTGCTCCTTCTCCCCAAACAACAGATTCCTCCACCCAGACCTCCCAGCCCACACTGGCTGCCCACTCCCAGGGGCAGGTCACGCTGCGACGTAGCAACAACGACGGCAGGAACCCGCGCCGGCCTCGACCGTCCTCTATGGTGGACTACCAgagctacagacacacacaggagctggtCAGGAAAATCCTGGAGCAGCCAGCCACACAGGGTCTGGCCCCCGAGGTCCAGGAACTGGTGGAGAGCATACGACATGTCCTGCAGTCGGATCAGGAGCACATGGAGGAGGCGGTGCGCTGTGCCAGTTACATAGAACAG GTGTTCACTGACTCACGAATGGGTCCCGCTCAACCCAAACCCGCCCAGCAACAGCAGCCGGCGAGCACGTCCTGCCAGACTTTTCCCCACCACCGCAGGAGAAGACCTGGTCTGCTGCACCTTCAGAGCTGCGGGGACCTGAGCTCATTCACCTGCGCTGCACTCGAGTCTTTGGAGCATCGAAGAAACAGCAGGAGGGCAGAATCCAGAGCGAGTTCCAGGTCCACGTCGAGGACGGGATCCCGCCCGGATCTTCCTGATCGGCCTCACAGTCTGATTGGAGTTTTTAGAGAGACTGTGCTTTGA
- the fam189a2 gene encoding endosomal transmembrane epsin interactor 1 isoform X2: MSLPVVLPGSCCPVTGTSQLSEPFCRNRPRGLSASSRFTGSGSRLLLPGRPLLSLGLLQLLLGGSMVALSFGALSLSNSPPIRNSCPFWAGSSVILSGIVGLTTWRKPMLLLVNVFVLLSVVCVLLNLAGFILCCQGAQLVSSMTSCQLSEDGDVCYCCSLSPTSKCPEEKLLELHPAHSCSTMRILLKKVLFALCALNALTTAVCLMAAALRYLQIFTARTPCMDEHRATVEEREEPAQVPDPDEFVAPAPPPSYFSTFYSYTPRVARRMLGNSVIPLPHIYGARIKGVEVFCPLDPPPPYEAVAGSSSSAVTQEAEQTVTPPTTSPPPPACVQDVNPQVVSVSRGVAPQAKPQQQHPSAPAPRKKARLRRSNSDPVLIDLAAKDSSTQTSQPTLAAHSQGQVTLRRSNNDGRNPRRPRPSSMVDYQSYRHTQELVRKILEQPATQGLAPEVQELVESIRHVLQSDQEHMEEAVRCASYIEQVFTDSRMGPAQPKPAQQQQPASTSCQTFPHHRRRRPGLLHLQSCGDLSSFTCAALESLEHRRNSRRAESRASSRSTSRTGSRPDLPDRPHSLIGVFRETVL; encoded by the exons ATGTCACTCCCTGTGGTGCTGCCGGGGTCTTGCTGTCCGGTTACCGGGACGTCGCAGCTTTCAGAGCCTTTCTGCCGGAACCGACCCCGCGGTTTGTCTGCCTCTTCCCGGTTCACTGGCAGCGGGTCCCGGCTGCTGCTGCCCGGCCGGCCGCTGCTCTCTCTGGGCTTGTTGCAGCTGCTGCTCGGCGGCTCCATGGTGGCGCTGTCGTTCGGAGCTCTGTCCCTCAGCAATTCTCCCCCCATCCGAAACTCGTGTCCCTTCTGGGCAGGCTCCTCG gttaTTCTCTCAGGTATTGTAGGACTCACAACATGGAGGAAGCCCATGCTCCTGCTG GTGAATGTGTTTGTCCtgctgtctgtggtgtgtgtgctcCTTAATCTGGCCGGATTCATCCTGTGCTGCCAGGGAGCCCAGCTGGTTTCCAGTATGACCAGCTGCCAACTG AGTGAGGACGGAGACGTGTGTTACTGCTGCTCCCTCTCGCCCACCTCCAAATGTCCTGAGGagaagctgctggagctgcacCCTGCTCACTCCTGCAGCACCATGAGGATCCTGCTCAAG aaagtgttgtttgctCTCTGTGCTCTGAACGCTCTGACCACAGCTGTGTGTCTGATGGCTGCTGCGCTCAGATACCTGCAGATCTTCACTGCAAGAACACCCTGCATG GACGAGCACAGGGCCACGgtggaagagagggaggagcctGCTCAGGTCCCGGACCCAGATGAGTTTGTGGCCCCCGCCCCTCCTCCCTCCTACTTTTCCACGTTCTACTCGTACACGCCGCGCGTGGCTCGCAG gatgCTGGGGAACAGCGTGATCCCCCTCCCTCACATCTATGGGGCTCGAATCAAAGGAGTGGAGGTGTTCTGTCCACTGGACCCCCCGCCTCCTTATGAGGCTGTCGCAGGAAGCTCCAGCAGTGCCGTCACTCAG GAGGCGGAGCAGACTGTGACCCCGCCTACCACGTCACCACCTCCACCAGCCTGTGTTCAAG ATGTGAATCCTCAGGTGGTTTCAGTGTCACGAGGTGTCGCTCCACAGGCTAaacctcagcagcagcatccttcAGCACCGGCTCCCAGAAAGAAAGCCCGGCTCCGTCGCTCCAACAGTGACCCGGTGTTAATCGACCTGGCTGCTAAAG ATTCCTCCACCCAGACCTCCCAGCCCACACTGGCTGCCCACTCCCAGGGGCAGGTCACGCTGCGACGTAGCAACAACGACGGCAGGAACCCGCGCCGGCCTCGACCGTCCTCTATGGTGGACTACCAgagctacagacacacacaggagctggtCAGGAAAATCCTGGAGCAGCCAGCCACACAGGGTCTGGCCCCCGAGGTCCAGGAACTGGTGGAGAGCATACGACATGTCCTGCAGTCGGATCAGGAGCACATGGAGGAGGCGGTGCGCTGTGCCAGTTACATAGAACAG GTGTTCACTGACTCACGAATGGGTCCCGCTCAACCCAAACCCGCCCAGCAACAGCAGCCGGCGAGCACGTCCTGCCAGACTTTTCCCCACCACCGCAGGAGAAGACCTGGTCTGCTGCACCTTCAGAGCTGCGGGGACCTGAGCTCATTCACCTGCGCTGCACTCGAGTCTTTGGAGCATCGAAGAAACAGCAGGAGGGCAGAATCCAGAGCGAGTTCCAGGTCCACGTCGAGGACGGGATCCCGCCCGGATCTTCCTGATCGGCCTCACAGTCTGATTGGAGTTTTTAGAGAGACTGTGCTTTGA